In Erpetoichthys calabaricus chromosome 2, fErpCal1.3, whole genome shotgun sequence, a genomic segment contains:
- the LOC114642206 gene encoding apolipoprotein L3-like: MQKTFKIILKLFNDHVKGLQTNIDDLRCIADKLDSFHKKATIAKITGGSVSVAGGVVTIIGLILTPFTLGASLVVTGVGLGVAMAGGVTNASATISDTVNNSVDRKKVEEIIESFQKNINVFEEPLEDVKNFTNKIELLNTCKLEDLMNKWNKAQLGARAGKMFTSFADISRLALLANLSGGVAKAIRVAGAATGVISGLFLGLDLLFIVKDSIDLHKGAKNEFAAKIRQAADEMQCALQELNEFCIKLPTIQNP; the protein is encoded by the coding sequence ATGCAAAAGACCTTTAAGATTATTTTAAAGCTGTTCAATGATCATGTTAAGGGTCTGCAAACGAACATCGATGACCTTCGTTGCATTGCAGATAAGTTGGACAGTTTTCATAAGAAAGCCACCATCGCTAAAATTACTGGGGGGTCTGTGAGTGTGGCTGGTGGAGTTGTCACCATTATTGGGCTGATCCTGACTCCcttcaccttgggagcttcccTTGTGGTCACAGGAGTGGGACTGGGAGTGGCAATGGCAGGGGGAGTGACCAACGCTTCAGCTACCATTTCAGACACTGTGAACAACTCTGTGGATCGAAAAAAAGTGGAAGAGATTATAGAAAGTTTTCAGAAGAATATTAATGTTTTTGAAGAACCTTTGGAAGATGTCAAAAACTTCACAAACAAAATAGAACTTTTAAATACTTGTAAGTTAGAAGATTTGATGAACAAATGGAACAAAGCTCAGTTAGGGGCAAGAGCTGGAAAAATGTTTACCAGTTTTGCTGACATTTCCAGGTTAGCATTATTAGCAAACTTGTCAGGGGGAGTGGCCAAGGCCATCAGAGTGGCCGGAGCAGCAACTGGAGTCATCTCAGGCCTGTTCCTAGGGCTGGATCTCTTATTTATTGTAAAAGACTCCATTGACCTTCATAAAGgagcaaaaaatgaatttgcagctAAAATTCGTCAGGCGGCAGATGAAATGCAGTGTGCATTACAGGAACTAAATGAATTCTGCATTAAGTTGCCGACCATTCAGAACCCttga